One genomic region from Thermoleptolyngbya sichuanensis A183 encodes:
- a CDS encoding DUF6391 domain-containing protein has protein sequence MTATASTANHAPFGFAPVPTQDADFLRQLSFVPGLKELLTVRQVHALEHATVWVLSEMAGGLVDGGMGDRLGGMSTETGFYIYGAVDTEQLRRAAQTALHRMLGGEWNLAVHPRCGTNLSVGILLTAGLLMGAQLVLPKDPLGQILGLGLAATAAASIAPDAGQIAQRYLTTAIPFNLAILSVENQGDRWGQPTHFVRVVWVD, from the coding sequence ATGACTGCAACTGCATCCACCGCAAATCATGCGCCCTTCGGCTTTGCGCCTGTGCCGACGCAGGATGCTGATTTTTTACGGCAGCTTTCGTTTGTGCCGGGGTTAAAGGAACTCCTGACGGTGCGCCAGGTTCATGCACTGGAACATGCAACGGTGTGGGTGCTGAGTGAAATGGCGGGTGGGTTGGTAGACGGCGGCATGGGCGATCGCCTCGGTGGCATGTCTACTGAAACGGGCTTCTACATTTACGGCGCGGTGGACACTGAGCAACTGCGGCGAGCAGCCCAGACGGCGCTACATCGAATGTTGGGGGGCGAGTGGAATTTGGCAGTGCATCCCCGCTGCGGCACGAATCTATCGGTCGGCATCTTGCTGACGGCGGGGCTGCTGATGGGCGCTCAACTGGTGCTACCCAAAGATCCGCTGGGGCAGATTTTGGGACTGGGGCTGGCAGCAACGGCAGCGGCGAGTATTGCGCCGGATGCAGGGCAAATTGCCCAGCGCTACCTGACGACAGCAATTCCGTTTAACCTGGCGATTCTATCGGTGGAAAACCAGGGCGATCGCTGGGGACAGCCAACCCATTTTGTGCGCGTGGTCTGGGTGGATTAG
- a CDS encoding cysteine desulfurase-like protein: MLTTARPLQLDYVRAQFPALAGEWVFFDNAGGSQTLKRVADRISDYLLTTNVQLGASYNVSQQSTARVAEAAQAAAMLINAAEPGEVVMGGSTTLLLRILSLCLGQTFRPGDEIIVTNCDHESNIGCWLDLRKQGIIVKFWNLNPETLQLDLDTLAQLMTPRTRLVALTHVSNILGTINPIRQIADLVHERGAMICVDGVAYAPHRRVDVQALDVDFYVFSFYKVYGPHYALLYGKREHLLTMPGINHYFIGQETIPYKFQPGNVNFELSYGAAGVVDYLSDLAVQHGSDRPSSDLSARLSDAFDRIAEHEELLSDRLLSYLHRQPRVKLWGDPTADRDRRVPTIAFTVGQLNSATIPPQIDRHHIGIRYGDFYARRLIEDLGLAQQNGVVRVSMVHYNTLEECDRLIAALDPIIGS; encoded by the coding sequence ATGCTCACGACTGCTCGTCCGCTCCAGCTTGATTACGTCCGCGCCCAGTTTCCAGCTTTGGCAGGAGAGTGGGTGTTTTTTGACAATGCGGGCGGTTCCCAAACCCTGAAGCGGGTTGCGGATCGCATCAGCGATTACCTTTTGACGACCAATGTGCAGCTTGGCGCATCCTACAACGTGTCGCAGCAATCGACTGCACGGGTTGCCGAAGCAGCCCAAGCCGCCGCGATGCTAATCAACGCCGCCGAGCCGGGCGAAGTGGTGATGGGCGGTTCCACCACCCTGCTGCTGCGGATCTTGTCGTTGTGCCTGGGGCAGACCTTTCGCCCCGGTGATGAGATCATCGTCACAAATTGCGACCATGAATCTAACATTGGCTGCTGGCTGGACTTGCGGAAGCAGGGCATCATCGTCAAGTTTTGGAACCTGAATCCAGAAACGCTCCAGCTTGATCTGGACACACTGGCACAGCTAATGACCCCACGCACTCGGCTGGTGGCGCTGACTCATGTTTCCAATATCCTGGGCACTATTAACCCGATTCGCCAAATCGCTGACTTGGTGCATGAGCGCGGCGCAATGATCTGCGTGGATGGCGTGGCCTATGCGCCCCATCGCCGGGTGGATGTGCAGGCGCTGGACGTGGATTTTTACGTGTTCAGCTTCTACAAAGTCTATGGGCCGCACTACGCGCTGCTGTATGGCAAGCGGGAACACCTGCTGACCATGCCGGGAATCAATCACTACTTCATCGGCCAGGAAACGATTCCCTACAAGTTTCAGCCTGGAAATGTGAATTTTGAACTGAGCTATGGCGCGGCGGGTGTTGTGGATTATCTGAGCGATCTGGCTGTGCAGCATGGCAGCGATCGCCCCTCATCTGACCTGTCTGCTCGCCTCAGCGATGCCTTCGACCGCATTGCCGAGCATGAAGAACTGTTGAGCGATCGCCTCCTCAGCTATCTCCACCGCCAGCCCCGCGTGAAACTCTGGGGCGACCCTACCGCAGACCGCGATCGCCGCGTGCCCACCATCGCCTTCACGGTCGGTCAACTCAACAGCGCCACGATTCCGCCGCAGATCGATCGGCATCATATCGGCATCCGCTATGGAGATTTCTATGCTCGACGGCTGATCGAAGACCTAGGACTGGCGCAGCAAAACGGCGTAGTGCGCGTCAGCATGGTGCATTACAACACCCTGGAAGAGTGCGATCGCCTGATTGCCGCTCTCGATCCGATCATTGGCAGCTAG
- a CDS encoding DUF7734 family protein, giving the protein MSPGTRLERYTLKHPSEVLLVTARTADGDDQVAIFRGFSSSLTRPTAYDPDVPVLPPDAEILSIDRLQGPYDPANPVYLQQGLSWGEMQELLINLGL; this is encoded by the coding sequence ATGTCTCCCGGAACCCGCCTAGAACGATACACCCTCAAGCACCCCAGCGAAGTTCTGCTGGTTACTGCCCGCACAGCCGACGGAGACGATCAGGTCGCCATTTTTCGCGGCTTCTCCAGTTCACTAACGCGCCCCACAGCCTACGATCCTGACGTTCCCGTGCTGCCGCCAGATGCAGAGATTCTCAGCATCGATCGCCTCCAGGGTCCCTATGACCCGGCAAATCCGGTCTATCTTCAGCAAGGGCTAAGCTGGGGCGAAATGCAGGAATTGCTGATCAATCTGGGGCTATAG
- a CDS encoding DUF3747 domain-containing protein, with protein sequence MERPHWLSLTALTALSLGMGGLNEQAIATTFNNTQVDQSRFVVLGSAGGSRITILEQVSNARACWQESSNGTVDALMTRFDFTGICARATDRNGYSVRVGGQDLGLQYTLRTVTQGNQIILYAQPSSGSGTLEIGRSRSAASGFNRIQLNPGWYLSRRTFNGQPLGHLYLTNDLSLAALTSASRPIATNPAPVAPRPTTPAPSPTPIVVTPAPQPSRPVGSAPVEIPVPPPAAGVVVTRPTPAPVPSTGSPTIVNGIPLPPPPPSVSAPESVAVLPVPSLPPMPLGQTPPGQVGSARPPVFTGAPQPASPLASSLGFSFRVVVNGSSPDVQTRVRSIVPDAFRTVINGQVVMQAGLFRDRATADQMLQRLSSANLQAAVVPVN encoded by the coding sequence ATGGAACGTCCACACTGGTTGTCCCTCACCGCCCTGACTGCCCTGAGCTTGGGCATGGGTGGGTTAAACGAACAGGCGATCGCCACCACCTTCAACAACACCCAGGTTGACCAAAGCCGCTTTGTGGTGCTGGGCAGCGCAGGTGGCAGTCGCATCACCATTTTGGAACAGGTCAGCAATGCCCGCGCCTGCTGGCAAGAATCGAGCAATGGCACCGTTGATGCCCTGATGACCCGGTTTGACTTTACGGGCATTTGCGCCCGCGCCACCGACCGCAACGGCTACTCGGTGCGCGTTGGCGGACAGGATCTGGGTCTGCAATACACCCTCCGCACTGTTACTCAGGGCAACCAAATCATCCTCTATGCCCAGCCCAGCAGCGGCAGCGGCACGTTGGAAATTGGTCGATCTCGCAGCGCTGCCAGCGGCTTCAACCGAATTCAGCTCAACCCCGGCTGGTATCTTAGCCGCCGCACGTTCAATGGGCAGCCTTTAGGGCACCTGTATCTGACCAATGACCTGTCGCTAGCAGCGCTAACCAGTGCCTCGCGCCCGATCGCCACGAACCCTGCACCCGTTGCGCCGCGTCCCACAACGCCCGCACCCTCCCCTACGCCAATCGTAGTTACGCCCGCACCTCAGCCGTCTCGACCCGTCGGCTCTGCCCCAGTTGAGATTCCTGTGCCGCCGCCGGCCGCCGGCGTTGTGGTGACTCGACCCACACCCGCACCTGTGCCCAGCACCGGGTCGCCGACCATTGTGAACGGCATTCCTCTGCCACCGCCGCCGCCATCGGTCAGCGCACCCGAATCGGTGGCAGTGCTACCTGTGCCGTCGCTGCCGCCTATGCCACTGGGACAAACCCCGCCCGGTCAGGTCGGTTCTGCCCGTCCTCCCGTGTTTACCGGAGCACCCCAACCCGCGTCGCCGTTGGCCTCTTCGCTGGGCTTTAGCTTCCGGGTGGTAGTGAATGGCAGTTCTCCCGACGTGCAAACTCGTGTGCGCTCTATTGTGCCCGATGCATTCCGCACAGTGATTAATGGGCAGGTTGTGATGCAGGCGGGTCTATTCCGCGATCGCGCCACGGCTGATCAAATGCTGCAACGACTCAGCAGCGCAAACTTGCAGGCGGCCGTAGTGCCAGTCAATTAG